The Ciona intestinalis unplaced genomic scaffold, KH HT000068.2, whole genome shotgun sequence genome contains a region encoding:
- the LOC101243511 gene encoding fumarylacetoacetase-like yields the protein MSFIEVAEDSHFPIQNLPYGVFSTKDNDTPRIGVAIGDQILCLSEIAHLFDGPNLIKCRHVFAEKTLNSFMSLGIAAWREARAKLQSLLSSDNHLLRDNQELRKRAFTPQKEAVMHLPVTVGDYTDFYSSIHHATNVGTMFRGKDNALMPNWKHIPVGYHGRASSVVVSGTPIRRPCGQTKPENEPPVFGPCRLMDFELEMGFFVGSGNKLGDRVDVKNAQDHIFGMVLVNDWSARDIQKWEYVPLGPFLGKNFGTTISPWVVTMDALSSFIVENTKQDVQVLPYLKHDDNYNFDIKLSVSIQGEGMNEPAVVCNSNFKNMYWTMKQQLAHHTVNGCNSQTGDLYGSGTISGEDETSYGSMLELCWKGTKEVDLGNGNKRKFLKDGDNVVMSGYCQGSGFRVGFGTCEGKILPAAL from the exons ATGTCTTTTATCGAAGTTGCAGAAGATAGTCACTTTCCGATACAGAACCTACCTTACGGCGTGTTTTCAACTAAGGACAAT gaCACCCCACGCATTGGAGTTGCCATAGGAGATCAAATTCTTTGTCTATCAGAGATTGCTCATTTATTCGATGGACCAAACTTGATTAAGTGTAGACATGTGTTTGCTGAG AAAACATTGAATTCATTCATGTCCCTTGGTATTGCTGCATGGAGAGAAGCACGAGCAAAACTTCAGTCATTGCTCAGTTCAGATAATCATCTTTTAAGGGATAACCAGGAACTCAGAAAGCG AGCATTCACCCCACAAAAGGAAGCAGTCATGCATCTCCCGGTGACTGTTGGTGATTATACAGACTTTTACTCATCCATACACCATGCTACTAATGTTGGAACAATGTTTAGAGGGAAGGATAATGCATTGATGCCTAACTG GAAGCACATCCCTGTTGGTTACCATGGTCGTGCATCATCTGTTGTAGTGTCCGGCACCCCGATAAGAAGACCTTGTGGACAAACCAAACCCGAGAATGAACCACCAGTGTTTGGACCTTGTAGGTTAATGGATTTCGAACTTGAAATG GGATTCTTTGTTGGAAGTGGTAACAAGCTTGGTGATCGTGTTGATGTGAAAAATGCACAAGATCATATATTTGGAATGGTGCTGGTTAATGACTGGTCAG CTCGTGACATACAGAAATGGGAATACGTTCCACTTGGTCCCTTCCTCGGCAAGAACTTTGGCACCACTATATCTCCGTGGGTGGTTACAATGGATGCTTTGTCTTCCTTTATTGTTGAAAATACAAAGCAAGACGTTCAAGTTTTGCCGTATCTTAAACATGACGATAATTACAACTTTGACATCAAACTCTCTGTTTCAATCCAGG gAGAAGGAATGAATGAACCAGCTGTTGTGTGTAATTCAAATTTCAAG aACATGTATTGGACCATGAAGCAACAATTGGCTCACCACACAGTGAACGGTTGCAACTCACAAACTGGGGACTTGTATGGTTCAGGCACCATCAGTGGTGAG GATGAAACGAGTTACGGCAGCATGCTGGAGTTGTGCTGGAAAGGAACTAAAGAAGTTGATCTTGGTAACGGGAATAAAAGAAAGTTCCTTAAAGATGGAGATAATGTTGTAATGTCAG GTTATTGCCAAGGCAGTGGTTTCAGAGTTGGTTTTGGGACATGTGAGGGTAAAATACTTCCAGCAGCTTTGTAG
- the LOC100183990 gene encoding very long-chain specific acyl-CoA dehydrogenase, mitochondrial, with protein MSRLMQLSRAVSQKSFVNLTSLSCQPRYSTDASNDSKSFVMNIFRGNLAEEQVLPYPRAITDEQVEFVQSMIDPMDKFMLEVNDAAKNDELAKVEDHTLQGLKEMGAFGLQVPVEHDGLGLSNTQYARLVEIVGRYDLGVGIALGAHQSIGFKGILLAGNPEQKKKYLPSLATGEKFAAYCLTEPSSGSDAASIQTKAVKSSCGKYYVMNGGKIWISNGGIAEIFTVFAKTPITQPDGTTKDKISAFIVERAFGGITSGPPENKMGIKASNTAEVHFEDVKIPVENLLGKEGEGFKVAMHILNNGRFGMAAALSGNMKAMIEKAADHAMNRTQFGSKIHTYGAIQEKFARMSMLQYVTESMAYIVCSNMDAGYSDFQLEAAISKIFASEAAWAVTDECIQILGGMGYMKDCGAERVMRDLRIFRIFEGTNDILRLFVALTGMQYAGKVLEPLSKAMKSPLTNLGSFAKFGMSYASKRASHKLGVGSGPSVTAHSDVDESAKLLSASIYNFGLTVEDLAIKHGKKFISMQFLQNRIANAAIDIFAMVAVISRSTQALEKKTENARLEATMCNIWCHEAAGRVKENLSKVTDKTSLKDFEGMKEISDAVIENQAVISSHPLGF; from the coding sequence atgtcaagGTTAATGCAATTGTCACGTGCTGTCTCGCAAAAATCGTTTGTCAATCTTACTTCACTGTCATGTCAGCCTCGTTATTCGACCGATGCTTCAAACGACTCCAAGTCGTTCGTGATGAACATTTTCCGTGGGAATCTTGCCGAGGAACAAGTCCTCCCGTATCCACGAGCCATAACTGATGAGCAAGTTGAGTTTGTTCAATCCATGATCGACCCAATGGATAAGTTCATGCTGGAGGTAAACGATGCCGCGAAAAATGACGAGCTGGCTAAGGTTGAAGACCACACGCTGCAAGGATTAAAAGAAATGGGAGCGTTTGGTTTGCAGGTGCCCGTGGAGCACGATGGGTTGGGTTTGTCAAACACACAATATGCAAGGTTGGTTGAGATTGTTGGTAGATATGACCTTGGTGTTGGAATTGCTCTTGGCGCGCATCAGTCTATTGGATTCAAGGGAATTCTATTGGCTGGAAATCCTGAACAGAAGAAAAAGTATCTTCCTTCACTTGCGACAGGTGAAAAGTTCGCTGCATATTGCTTGACGGAGCCCTCTAGTGGCTCCGATGCTGCTTCGATTCAAACGAAAGCCGTGAAGAGCAGTTGCggtaaatattatgttatgaATGGAGGAAAGATATGGATCAGCAACGGTGGGATCGCTGAGATATTCACAGTGTTCGCAAAGACACCAATTACTCAACCAGATGGGACAACTAAGGATAAAATTTCAGCTTTTATTGTTGAAAGGGCATTTGGTGGAATAACAAGTGGACCACCTGAAAATAAGATGGGAATCAAAGCATCGAATACTGCAGAAGTTCATTTTGAAGACGTGAAAATACCCGTGGAGAATCTTCTTGGGAAAGAAGGGGAAGGGTTTAAAGTCGCGATGCATATTCTTAACAACGGAAGGTTCGGAATGGCTGCTGCTTTGTCGGGAAACATGAAAGCAATGATAGAGAAAGCTGCCGATCATGCTATGAATCGTACACAGTTTGGGTCAAAGATTCACACCTATGGGGCGATACAAGAGAAATTTGCGAGGATGTCAATGTTACAATACGTCACTGAGTCTATGGCGTATATTGTGTGTTCTAATATGGATGCTGGGTACTCAGATTTTCAGTTGGAAGCAGCTATAAGTAAGATATTTGCTTCAGAAGCTGCATGGGCGGTGACGGACGAATGCATTCAAATTCTTGGTGGGATGGGGTACATGAAAGATTGTGGGGCGGAGCGGGTCATGAGAGATTTAAGAATCTTCCGAATCTTTGAAGGAACGAATGATATTTTGCGATTGTTTGTTGCATTGACAGGCATGCAATATGCTGGGAAAGTATTAGAACCTTTATCTAAAGCGATGAAGTCACCACTGACGAACTTGGGAAGTTTTGCAAAGTTTGGGATGTCATACGCATCAAAACGTGCTTCACATAAGCTGGGTGTGGGTTCAGGTCCCTCCGTGACCGCTCACAGCGATGTTGATGAGTCGGCCAAACTTTTATCAGCATCGATTTATAACTTCGGTCTCACTGTTGAAGATCTTGCCATTAAACACGGAAAGAAGTTTATAAGCATGCAGTTCTTACAAAACAGAATCGCAAACGCCGCCATTGATATATTTGCGATGGTAGCAGTGATCAGCAGATCGACGCAAGCCTTGGAGAAGAAAACGGAAAATGCGAGACTTGAAGCCACCATGTGTAACATATGGTGCCACGAAGCAGCGGGCAGAGTAAAGGAAAATCTCAGCAAAGTCACCGATAAAACAAGTCTCAAAGATTTTGAAGGAATGAAGGAAATATCGGATGCAGTCATTGAAAACCAAGCCGTAATCTCCTCACATCCACTTGGcttctaa
- the LOC100181618 gene encoding kelch-like protein 5 isoform X1: protein MEEMLISISGTSFLEERSHKINHGSDLLQFINTSREDGHFNDVMICVDGKNIPASKMVLSCFSKYFHKMFTTEMKEKYKDCVEVNGVDVKSMNDLVQFMYTGEISINMDNVCYLLAVTDYLQMQSVKELCIQYLMDATSPQNCFTIRVLTECFNIPVLTGNNNKFIMGNYQQVVSDDHFKGQSKEVATMFLQETHNQVSSDLVYTAVMNWVKFDLATNESYLSELIKFVNFHEMSPQMLADTVSVEPLLRKSDADVDRTLKVFAYQMKNLISPGKCLISLGGTRTLNKVMKYDLRRNEWSELPDLPVGRRLASAVVVDGVLYFIAGDLQTGGKATPTNIVHRMDLNNNVLQWENAAPVMTGRYAAGAAVLNGSTFLFGGKTINNTTLSSGECYVTSLNKWMKIANMKEGKSYFALVSLEDRVYSLSGGTSPSVLRCNPTLGIWENVSSMQIARRFFSAVVLNKAIYALGGKSVQEQSLKSVEKYDVDYDTWVYVADMNMERRSFAACVAQNKIYVVGGLDSNNEVVKSVECYDPQTNIWSIVCETHVELFNHSLVAV from the exons ATGGAAGAAATGTTGATATCCATCAGTGGAACAAGTTTTTTAGAAGAAAGATCACACAAAATCAACCATGGATCAGATCTTCTTCAATTCATCAACACATCAAGAGAGGACGGTCATTTTAATGATGTCATGATTTGTGTGGATGGAAAGAATATACCTGCAAGCAAGATGGTTCTTTCTTGCTTTTCAAAGTATTTTCACAAAATGTTCACAACTGAG ATGAAGGAAAAGTATAAAGATTGTGTTGAAGTTAATGGTGTAGATGTGAAAAGCATGAACGATCTTGTTCAGTTCATGTACACAGGAGAGATCAGCATTAATATGGACAATGTTTGCTATCTTCTTGCAGTTACTGATTACCTGCAAATGCAAT cGGTTAAAGAACTTTGCATCCAATATTTAATGGATGCAACATCTCCACAAAACTGTTTTACGATTCGAGTTTTGACCGAATGCTTCAACATTCCTGTGTTGACCGGGAACAACAACAAGTTTATCATGGGGAATTATCAACAAGTTGTTTCTGATGATCACTTCAAAGGGCAATCTAAAGAGGTTGCCACAATGTTCCTGCAAGAAACACATAACCAG GTTTCTTCAGATTTGGTTTACACTGCTGTTATGAACTGGGTGAAGTTTGATTTGGCTACAAACGAAAGTTACTTGAGTGAACTCATAAAGTTTGTTAATTTCCATGAAATGTCACCTCAGATGTTAGCAGATACGGTCTCTGTTGAG ccaCTTCTTCGTAAATCTGATGCTGATGTTGATAGGACTTTAAAAGTCTTTGCTTATCAGATGAAGAACTTGATATCTCCAG GAAAATGTTTGATTTCTCTTGGAGGTACAAgaactttaaacaaagttatgaAATATGATTTACGGAGAAATGAATGGAGTGAATTACCT GATTTACCTGTTGGTCGACGACTGGCATcagctgttgttgttgatggtgttctatattttattgctGGGGATTTGCAAACTGGCGGTAAAGCTACACCCACTAACATTGTTCACCGAATGGACTTAAACAACAACGTTTTGCAATGGGAGAATGCAGCACCGGTGATGACAGGGAGATATGCTGCTGGTGCTGCTGTTTTAAATg gCTCAACATTCTTATTTGGTGGAAAAACTATCAATAACACCACGCTTTCTTCTGGTGAATGTTATGTTACTTCACTGAACAAGTGGATGAAAATTGCAAATATGAAGGAAGGGAAATCTTATTTTGCTTTGGTTTCTTTGGAAG ATCGAGTATATTCACTCAGTGGAGGAACTTCACCTTCGGTTTTACGTTGTAATCCTACATTAGGTATATGGGAAAATGTTTCTTCAATGCAAATAGCACGGAGGTTTTTCTCTGCCGTGGTGCTTAATAAAGCCATTTATGCTCTAG GAGGTAAAAGTGTTCAGGAGCAGAGTTTAAAATCAGTTGAGAAATACGATGTTGATTATGACACATGGGTTTATGTGGCGGATATGAACATGGAGCGACGTTCCTTTGCAGCTTGTGTTGCACAAAACAAGATTTATGTAGTGGGAGG GTTGGATTCCAACAACGAAGTTGTAAAGTCTGTTGAATGTTACGACCCACAAACAAACATATGGAGCATTGTTTGTGAAACACATGTGGAATTGTTCAATCACTCTCTGGTTGCAGTTTAA
- the LOC100181618 gene encoding kelch-like protein 20 isoform X2 codes for MEEMLISISGTSFLEERSHKINHGSDLLQFINTSREDGHFNDVMICVDGKNIPASKMVLSCFSKYFHKMFTTEMKEKYKDCVEVNGVDVKSMNDLVQFMYTGEISINMDNVCYLLAVTDYLQMQSVKELCIQYLMDATSPQNCFTIRVLTECFNIPVLTGNNNKFIMGNYQQVVSDDHFKGQSKEVATMFLQETHNQVSSDLVYTAVMNWVKFDLATNESYLSELIKFVNFHEMSPQMLADTVSVEPLLRKSDADVDRTLKVFAYQMKNLISPGKCLISLGGTRTLNKVMKYDLRRNEWSELPDLPVGRRLASAVVVDGVLYFIAGDLQTGGKATPTNIVHRMDLNNNVLQWENAAPVMTGRYAAGAAVLNGSTFLFGGKTINNTTLSSGECYVTSLNKWMKIANMKEGKSYFALVSLEDRVYSLSGGTSPSVLRCNPTLGIWENVSSMQIARRFFSAVVLNKAIYALGWIPTTKL; via the exons ATGGAAGAAATGTTGATATCCATCAGTGGAACAAGTTTTTTAGAAGAAAGATCACACAAAATCAACCATGGATCAGATCTTCTTCAATTCATCAACACATCAAGAGAGGACGGTCATTTTAATGATGTCATGATTTGTGTGGATGGAAAGAATATACCTGCAAGCAAGATGGTTCTTTCTTGCTTTTCAAAGTATTTTCACAAAATGTTCACAACTGAG ATGAAGGAAAAGTATAAAGATTGTGTTGAAGTTAATGGTGTAGATGTGAAAAGCATGAACGATCTTGTTCAGTTCATGTACACAGGAGAGATCAGCATTAATATGGACAATGTTTGCTATCTTCTTGCAGTTACTGATTACCTGCAAATGCAAT cGGTTAAAGAACTTTGCATCCAATATTTAATGGATGCAACATCTCCACAAAACTGTTTTACGATTCGAGTTTTGACCGAATGCTTCAACATTCCTGTGTTGACCGGGAACAACAACAAGTTTATCATGGGGAATTATCAACAAGTTGTTTCTGATGATCACTTCAAAGGGCAATCTAAAGAGGTTGCCACAATGTTCCTGCAAGAAACACATAACCAG GTTTCTTCAGATTTGGTTTACACTGCTGTTATGAACTGGGTGAAGTTTGATTTGGCTACAAACGAAAGTTACTTGAGTGAACTCATAAAGTTTGTTAATTTCCATGAAATGTCACCTCAGATGTTAGCAGATACGGTCTCTGTTGAG ccaCTTCTTCGTAAATCTGATGCTGATGTTGATAGGACTTTAAAAGTCTTTGCTTATCAGATGAAGAACTTGATATCTCCAG GAAAATGTTTGATTTCTCTTGGAGGTACAAgaactttaaacaaagttatgaAATATGATTTACGGAGAAATGAATGGAGTGAATTACCT GATTTACCTGTTGGTCGACGACTGGCATcagctgttgttgttgatggtgttctatattttattgctGGGGATTTGCAAACTGGCGGTAAAGCTACACCCACTAACATTGTTCACCGAATGGACTTAAACAACAACGTTTTGCAATGGGAGAATGCAGCACCGGTGATGACAGGGAGATATGCTGCTGGTGCTGCTGTTTTAAATg gCTCAACATTCTTATTTGGTGGAAAAACTATCAATAACACCACGCTTTCTTCTGGTGAATGTTATGTTACTTCACTGAACAAGTGGATGAAAATTGCAAATATGAAGGAAGGGAAATCTTATTTTGCTTTGGTTTCTTTGGAAG ATCGAGTATATTCACTCAGTGGAGGAACTTCACCTTCGGTTTTACGTTGTAATCCTACATTAGGTATATGGGAAAATGTTTCTTCAATGCAAATAGCACGGAGGTTTTTCTCTGCCGTGGTGCTTAATAAAGCCATTTATGCTCTAG GTTGGATTCCAACAACGAAGTTGTAA